The following are encoded in a window of Rhodothermales bacterium genomic DNA:
- the pdxH gene encoding pyridoxamine 5'-phosphate oxidase, which yields MNERSVADLREDYRKESLSETDVASDPMTQFGYWFQEALDASLPEPNAMVLATVSPQGTPSSRVLLLKGFDAEGFLFFTNYASRKGLDIAGNPNVAMTFLWLQLERQVRIEGHVTRASDEVSDAYFHSRPLGSQIGAWASPQSEVVTDREALEARFAEIEKRFAGGPIPRPPHWGGYVLKPREVEFWQGRTSRLHDRIRYRIQEDGSWLRQRLAP from the coding sequence TTGAACGAACGCTCCGTCGCGGATCTCCGCGAAGATTATCGCAAGGAATCGCTGTCGGAAACCGACGTGGCTTCCGATCCGATGACCCAGTTCGGATACTGGTTTCAGGAAGCCCTCGACGCGTCGTTGCCCGAGCCGAATGCCATGGTGCTGGCGACGGTTTCGCCGCAGGGGACCCCGTCTTCCCGCGTGCTCTTGCTCAAGGGCTTTGACGCTGAAGGGTTTCTCTTTTTTACCAACTACGCGAGCCGGAAAGGGCTGGATATCGCCGGCAACCCGAACGTCGCCATGACCTTCCTGTGGCTGCAACTGGAACGCCAGGTGCGTATCGAGGGCCACGTCACTCGGGCGAGCGATGAGGTGTCGGACGCGTATTTCCACTCCCGCCCGCTCGGCAGCCAGATCGGCGCATGGGCTTCGCCGCAGAGCGAGGTGGTGACCGATCGGGAGGCGCTGGAGGCGCGTTTTGCCGAGATCGAAAAGCGTTTTGCCGGCGGCCCGATACCGCGCCCGCCGCACTGGGGCGGGTATGTGCTCAAGCCCCGCGAGGTCGAATTCTGGCAGGGGCGGACGAGCCGGCTGCACGACCGCATCCGCTACCGGATCCAGGAAGACGGCAGCTGGCTCAGGCAGCGTCTGGCGCCTTGA
- a CDS encoding PLP-dependent transferase, which yields MDRTPTTHLETVLAHAGCTVDPSTGAVVAPIHLATTFERNADGSYPRSFEYSRMDNPTRHAFENTLAVLEGGSQAAAFSSGMAAAMVVLQALKPGDHVIMPDDVYHGVRVLATNIFAEWGLACSTVDLSAPGALEAAMRPETRLVWVETPSNPRLKITDIAATVEVARQAGAEVLVDNTWATPLLQQPLLLGADLVLHSVTKYLSGHSDVLGGAIVARRVDGLFARIRKLQATGGAVMDPFSAWLAMRGMRSMAARMRVHCENARTLAGFLHNHPAVERVHYPSLADHPGQRIAASQMRDFGGMISVEVRGGQAEAMAVAGAARVFRRATSLGGTESLIEHRASVEAPPTQTPPNLLRLSIGLEHIDDLVGDLRNALGVLDA from the coding sequence ATGGACCGCACACCCACAACCCATCTCGAAACCGTACTCGCCCACGCCGGCTGCACCGTCGATCCCTCCACGGGCGCCGTCGTCGCCCCGATCCATCTCGCCACGACCTTCGAGCGCAACGCCGACGGCAGCTATCCGCGCTCGTTCGAATACAGCCGCATGGACAACCCCACACGGCATGCGTTCGAAAACACCCTCGCGGTGCTGGAAGGAGGGTCGCAGGCGGCCGCTTTTTCGTCCGGGATGGCTGCCGCGATGGTCGTCCTCCAGGCGCTCAAACCCGGCGACCACGTCATCATGCCGGACGACGTCTACCACGGCGTTCGCGTTCTCGCCACCAACATTTTCGCCGAATGGGGACTCGCCTGCTCGACGGTCGACCTGTCCGCCCCGGGCGCGCTGGAGGCTGCGATGCGACCCGAGACGCGCCTGGTCTGGGTTGAAACGCCCTCGAACCCCCGGCTCAAGATCACCGATATCGCCGCCACCGTGGAGGTCGCGCGGCAAGCCGGCGCCGAGGTGCTGGTGGATAACACCTGGGCCACACCGCTCCTGCAGCAACCGCTGCTCCTCGGTGCCGACCTCGTCCTGCATTCCGTCACGAAATACCTCTCGGGGCACTCGGATGTCCTCGGCGGAGCCATCGTCGCCCGCCGGGTGGATGGTTTGTTCGCCCGGATCCGGAAGCTGCAGGCTACCGGTGGCGCGGTCATGGACCCGTTCAGCGCCTGGCTGGCCATGCGCGGGATGCGCTCGATGGCGGCGAGGATGCGGGTGCATTGCGAAAATGCCCGCACGCTCGCCGGCTTTCTCCACAACCACCCGGCCGTAGAGCGCGTCCACTATCCTTCGTTGGCGGACCATCCGGGCCAGCGCATCGCGGCCTCGCAGATGCGCGATTTTGGCGGCATGATCTCGGTGGAGGTGCGCGGCGGGCAGGCGGAAGCCATGGCCGTCGCCGGCGCCGCCCGCGTGTTCCGCAGGGCGACGAGCCTCGGCGGCACCGAAAGCCTCATCGAGCACCGGGCATCCGTCGAGGCCCCTCCGACCCAAACGCCGCCCAACCTGCTACGGCTGTCGATCGGGCTCGAGCATATCGACGATCTGGTCGGGGATCTACGCAATGCACTCGGCGTTCTCGACGCCTAG
- a CDS encoding amidohydrolase family protein, protein MPSRFVAACLCLAFLIPVFPFDSLAQQGRHVPDPPDRGEGEGPYQRLVLRGGIMIDGTGSPAVGPVDIVVEGNRIAGIYHVGYPGVPISENSRPAPGDREIDLSGKYILPGFVDLHAHLGGVAQGTPAEYVLKLWMAHGVTTIREPGSGNGVDWTIAQRTRSARNEITAPRIFAYAGFGSGWDKSITTPDEAREWVRFIAAKGADGIKFFGAEPEILQAALDEAKRMKLGTAMHHAQRYVARANALTSASWGLTTMEHWYGLPEALFTDRRVQNYPLDYNYSDEQHRFGEAGRLWKQAAPPFSARWNAVMDSLIALDFTIVPTFTIYEASRDLMRAMRAEWHAAYTLPSLWDFYAPNRQAHGSYWFYWTTRDEIEWKENYRLWMTFINEFKNRGGRVATGSDSGYIYKLYGFDYIRELELLQEAGFHPLEVIWSATLKGAEALGAAGDIGSIQIGKKADFVIVDANPLENLKVLYGTGAIKLNDETRAIERVGGVTYTIKDGIVYDARQLLQDVRELVREAKMRAGMPADEPLPDPSAGAYD, encoded by the coding sequence ATGCCCTCTCGATTCGTTGCGGCCTGCTTATGCCTGGCGTTCCTGATCCCGGTATTTCCTTTTGACAGCCTCGCCCAGCAGGGGAGGCATGTCCCCGACCCGCCGGATCGCGGCGAGGGCGAAGGCCCGTACCAGCGCCTGGTCCTCCGGGGAGGCATCATGATCGACGGGACCGGATCCCCCGCCGTAGGTCCGGTGGATATCGTCGTCGAAGGCAACCGTATCGCCGGCATCTACCATGTCGGCTATCCCGGCGTCCCGATCTCCGAAAACAGCCGGCCTGCGCCGGGAGACCGGGAGATCGATCTGTCCGGGAAATACATCCTGCCCGGGTTCGTCGACCTGCACGCCCACCTCGGCGGCGTGGCGCAGGGCACGCCGGCCGAATACGTCCTCAAACTATGGATGGCGCATGGCGTCACGACGATACGCGAGCCCGGCAGCGGAAATGGAGTCGACTGGACGATCGCGCAGCGCACCCGCAGCGCGCGAAACGAAATCACGGCCCCGCGCATCTTCGCCTATGCCGGCTTCGGAAGCGGCTGGGACAAGTCGATCACGACACCGGACGAAGCGCGGGAATGGGTCCGCTTCATCGCCGCCAAAGGCGCCGACGGCATCAAATTTTTTGGCGCCGAGCCGGAGATCCTCCAGGCGGCCCTCGACGAAGCGAAACGCATGAAACTCGGCACAGCCATGCACCACGCCCAGCGCTACGTGGCGCGCGCCAACGCGTTGACCAGCGCCTCGTGGGGCCTCACGACCATGGAGCACTGGTACGGGCTGCCCGAAGCGCTCTTCACCGACCGCCGGGTTCAAAATTACCCGCTCGACTATAACTACAGCGACGAACAGCACCGCTTCGGCGAGGCCGGCCGGCTCTGGAAACAGGCCGCTCCCCCCTTCTCGGCGCGCTGGAACGCCGTCATGGACTCGCTGATCGCCCTGGACTTCACCATCGTGCCCACGTTTACGATCTACGAAGCCAGCCGCGATCTCATGCGGGCGATGCGGGCCGAATGGCATGCCGCCTATACGCTGCCGTCGTTGTGGGATTTCTACGCGCCCAATCGCCAGGCGCATGGATCGTACTGGTTTTACTGGACGACCCGCGACGAAATCGAATGGAAAGAGAATTACCGCCTCTGGATGACCTTCATCAACGAGTTCAAAAACCGGGGAGGCCGCGTCGCCACGGGAAGCGACTCGGGCTACATCTACAAACTGTACGGCTTCGATTACATCCGCGAACTGGAGCTCCTGCAGGAAGCCGGCTTCCACCCGCTGGAGGTCATCTGGTCCGCCACGCTGAAAGGAGCCGAAGCGCTCGGCGCCGCCGGCGACATCGGGAGCATCCAGATCGGCAAAAAAGCCGATTTCGTGATCGTGGACGCAAATCCGCTCGAAAACCTGAAAGTGCTCTACGGCACCGGCGCCATCAAACTGAACGACGAAACCCGGGCCATCGAACGGGTCGGCGGCGTGACCTACACCATCAAGGACGGCATTGTCTACGACGCCAGGCAGCTGCTACAGGATGTCCGCGAACTCGTGCGCGAGGCCAAGATGCGGGCCGGCATGCCGGCAGACGAGCCCCTTCCCGATCCATCGGCTGGCGCATACGACTGA